Genomic DNA from Streptomyces sp. PCS3-D2:
CCGCACCGTCACCCGCCTCGGCCTCCTCGGCCGCCCGGCGCTCGTCGTCGGCGACGTCCAGGGCGATCTCGGCGGCCTTCTCCTCCTCGCGGGTGGGGTGCTCCACCTCGTCGGCGTACTCGGCGTAGTCGTGCATGGGTCCTCCGGGAGTCACGTCGCCGCACTCGTCGCAGACGAGGCCGGCCGGGGTACGGGTGTGGCGGGTGGTGAGGTGGGCGCAGTGGGGGGTGTGGCAGACGGCCCAGGCGTCCGGGGCGGCGCGGCGGTGCCGTCCGCTGCCGGGGCCGTAGGGCCAGTCGGCGGCCGGGAGCTCCACCGGCGGGAACCGGTGGGGCGGCCGGCGCTCCAGCGGAGGCCTCACCCCGTACTGGACGAGCTGCACCACGAGGCAGGCAACGGCGAAGAGCAGTAAGGGCAGCTCACGAGGCACGGTGCACCGCCCCGGACCAGGCAGTGACGGCGTCGCCGGTGATGACCAGGTAGACCGTCACGCCGTCGCGGCGGCCGCGCACGGTATACGTGCCGCCCAGGTAGGTCCCGGTCTGCGGGTCGGCCTCGAACCGCCCCAGCCACCACCGCAGGCAGTCGGGCGACTGCGGGCGGACGGTGACCTGCACCTCCGTCGCCGAGCGCACGACCGTCCCGAGGACGTCGGGCTGCGACGTCCGCAACCGCAACGCCAGGTCGGCGGCCGGGGAGTCCTCCTCCACGTCCGGGTCGATGGTGTGCACCGGGACGGTCACCGGCCGGACAGTGACCGGCCGGAGAGACGCGCGGGCGGCCGCGGTCTCCGGGGACTGCAGCAGCTGGCAGTCCTCCAGCGCCTGCGCCAGCTCCTCGGCCGTCGTGTGACCGAGCTCCATGGCCGCCTGCAGCGCGCCGGCCGCGTGCCGGACCCGCAGCACGGCGCTCACGACGCCTCACCGCCGGTCCGACCCGCGACGACGGCCTCCAGCTCGGCGATCCGCTCCCGCAGCCGGTGCTCGGGCGACCCGACCGGCACGACGGCGCGCAACTCGACCTGGCGGCTGCCGTACGTGAACTCCAGCTGGTACCAGTCGTGCGTGTCGTTGTACCGCCGGCCGTCGGCCTTGGGCGTCCCGCCGAACAGGTCGGCGGCCAGGTCCAAGAGCCTCGCGCCGTGCTCTTCCTGGCCCGGTGTGTACGGGTAGAGGGTGCCGCTCAGGACGATCGGGCCCTCCGGCAGGTGAACCCAGTACACCGCGGTGAGGAGGGTGGCGAGGTCCCGGTCCCGCTCGGCACGCAGGGTCAGCCGGGACAGCAGGACCGCGGACTGCGACGTCCGGGGCGGGGTGGTGGGGGGAGTACTGTCGTCGTCCATGGTGTTCCTCGATTCGTTGGGTTGAGGAATGCCGGGGTCGTTCCGGATGGCCGTCCGGGCGGCCCCGCTGTACGTCTGGGGTCAGGCGGTGAGGGCAGCCGGCTGGCGTTCGGCCATCCAGGCCCGGACCGCGTCGAGGTCGAAGCGGCGGCCGCGGAACGCGGTCGGCTCGACCGGGCACCCGTCCTTCACCCACTCGTTGACGGTCCAGTTGGAGACCCCGTACCGCGCCATCAGCTGGGCGGTCGTCAGGAGCGGGGCCACTCCGACGTCGCGGAGAACCTCGGTTCGCTCGGCGAGCGTCGCCATGGGGCGCTACCTTTCTACTGTGTCGGTTGAAACTCCAGGCAGGTCGAAGAGCGTATGGATTCGCTCGTCGAGGGCCGCGGCGATCAGCCATCCGGTCCGGGGGCGGCAGGTGTCCACGGCGGTTTCGCCGCGGCCTGCCACCTTGTGGACCGTTCGTGCGCTGATGCCGCGCCCCGTCACGTCGACCGCCCTGGTGGCCCCCGCGAGTGTCTCGGCGGTCAGCCCCTGGCGCTTCATCGCGTTTCGGATTGGCTGGCCGGCGCCCTTGCGGAGCAGGTTGGTCATCGTTCGCCTCGTGTGTTGTGGGGCGGTGCGGCGCGGTGTGCGCCGCCGTTGACACATTTCTACTGTGTCAGTGTCAGAGTGTCAATGAGCCTGCGTGAGTTTCAGTGAGGCGCTGTCGAGGGCAGGGCGGTTTACGGTTGCTCGCTGACGGGAATCGAACGGCTGTTCCATTGTTCCGCATATGCCAATGCGCCGGCGTGTGATGGGGAGGTCGCGCGCTGCGTTCATTCAGGCCATTGCTTCTACTTTCACTTGCAAAAGTAGAAGATCGGCGGGCACTCTTACCCCGTGGAGTACGAGGGGCAAACCGTCGGCGAGGATCTCGCGCAGCTGATCCAGCGACTCAAGGACCACTACAAGGTCAACGAGTCCGAGATCGCGCGCGCCATCGGCGCTGCCCCCGCGACGGTCAACGCCTGGGTGCACCGCAAGCGGGGCGGCTCCAAGGGGCCCCGCCGCCAGATGCTGGAACAGCTCGCCGCGGCCTACCCTCACTTCAGCCGCGAAGAGATCTTTGCCGCCGCCGGCCGTCGCGCCCCGGGCAGCCTCTCCGACGACGTCGAGCAGGAACTCCGCGACACGTTCGCCGAACTCACTCCGGAGCAGCAGCAGTTGATGCTGATCCAGATGCGCGCAGTCAGGGCCTCGAACTCGCAGTAGGGAATTCAGCCCGAGTCGTACAACCGTTGACCACACCCCAAGGTCTAACGCAAACGGGCGCGCTCACTCCATGTGCACGGCGATGAGCTTTTCGTACGCAGAGTGGTCGCATATTCACCTAACGGCGAGTACATTTCTGTCACACGGCCGACGCCCTCCCCCGCGGCTGACAACCCGTCCGCCTGCCCACGGGGGAATCAGCATGTGCATCCGCATCCGCATCACCTCCGCGCCCGCCGACACCTACCGGCACTGGGACGCGGCCAGCAACACCATCACCCTCCCCGCCACCTTGCCCGACACACGCCGCCTGTGGGCCCTGCGGCTGATCCTCTCCAAGATGGCCGTCCAGCAGCCTCCCGATGGTGCACGCTGCCACTGCGGGGCACCCGTTCGGCTCCTGCCCCGCGTACCCACGCAGCGGACGAGCAAGGAGGAGACGGTGATGCGCCATGGCGCGTAGAGCAACGAACAACCCCCGCCAACTGCGGGAACAGGGGTGCGGCTGCAAGCTGTGCCAGGAGAAGTACCCGCCGGCGAAGTACGGCGAGCGCCGGGCCCGCCGTGACTGTATCGGCTCCTGGCAGGCCCGCTACCGGGACCCGGACGGCAAGCAGTGCGGACCCGTTTTCCCCACCCAGCGCGAAGCGTCCGCGCACCTCGACAAGGTCCGCACGCAGATCCGCGAGGGCACCTACCAGGACCCGAAGCGCGGCGCCATCACCGTGGACGAGTGGTACGAAATCTGGTGGCCGACCGTCAAGGTCAAGTCCGTCACCACGGGGAACCGCAAGCTGTCCGCCTGGACCGTCCACGTACAACCGAAATGGGGCGCCCGGAAGCTGAACAGCATCACCTGGATCCAGGTGCAGGACTGGATCACCAACGAGGTCAAGGGCCACGCCACCCAGAAGAAGGTGTTGGAGCTGCTCCGGCACATGATGGTGGCCGCGCTTCGCGACCGGCGGATCAGCCTCAACCCGTGCCTCGACATCGAGGTGTCCCCGGCCCCGGCCAAGCACCCCGACGACCTCATCCCGCCCACCGCAGCGCAGGCCGCCCTGATCCGTGAGCACCTCACGGCGTACTACCATCCCTTGGTGGTGTTCGCCGAGGAGACCGGCATGAGGTGGGGCGAGTACACCGGCCTACGGGCGTGCAACGTCGACCTTGAGCGTTGCACGGTGAAGGTGAAGGAAGTTCTCGTCGACGACAAGGGAAAGATCCGCCGGAAGATGGCGCCCAAGTCGAGGGCCGGCTTCCGGACAGTGCCGCTCACGCCAGCCGCCGTCGAGGCCGTCCGGGTCATGATGGATCGGCATCGGCCCGCCATGACGGAGTCGTCCATCGAGGATGGCATGCACGCCGAAGAGCTGATCTTCCGTGGGCCGCTGGCCGGGCAGGCGAGGAAGGGCAAGGACGGTGTTGCCGTCGACCTGGACGGGGTCCTGACCAGGCCGAACTTCCGAAGGCACTGGATTCCGGCGATCAAGGCGGCCGGGCTGGCGCGCATCGTGAAGAATCCGGAGACCGGCCGCCACGAGTTCTGGCCGCGCGTGCACGACCTCCGGCACACGTTCGCCACCCGGCTGAAGGACGCGGGCGTCCCGGAGAAGGACGTCCAGGTCATCATGGGCCACGAGCGGGGCGGCCGGGTCACGTGGCTGTACCAGCACGCCGGGCCGCAACTCGTCGAGGAAGTGCGGTCCGCGCTGGTCACGGGGCGGCACCTGCGGGCAGTGGGGTAGCCGTGCGGATGCCACATCGATGCCACAACACCCCCTCACCGACCCTCACGAGAGCTCACGGAGGCTCACTCTTCGGCCGGGGAGGGGAGTTGAGGCAGGCTCACCGGCCCTCACTGAGCCTCACTAACCCTCACGGGGGTTCTACGGTTTCTTACAAAGCAGATGTCGGCGGTTCGAAACCGTCCGCGCCCACCAGTCAAAAGGCCCTCAACCGATCTTGGTTGGGGGCCTTCTGTACGCACATCTGACGGCAACGGGTACGGTCGGTGCTGCGCGGCCGGGGATCGGTGAGGGGCGCCTGTGCCTTCGTGCGGCGTTGCGATCAGCCACGCGGACCAGCAGCCCCAGCCGCGGCGGGCGACAGTCGACGAAGCGTCACTACTGGGCGTCCAGCAGGCGCGGCTCGACACGCATTCGGCGGACGTACTACAGCGGTGAGGGGCGACCGCGGAGACGGTGGACATCGTCGTGCCCGTGGCCCTCTGTGAGATGCCCAGTGAGTGGTGGGCCGGTTCAGCCCTGTAGGTGCGGCCAGCCGTCGCGGTTGGAGTAGCTTTCGAAGCAGCACCGGGTGGAGCGGTTCCATTCGTCGCCGGTGGCTAGCTTGTACGCCTTGTCCGGCACGTACAGCAGCCATTCGCCGTCGTACTCGGTGGAGGTGTACGGCGCGAATCCGTCGACATCGTAGAGGGCGCGTTCCCACACGGTTTGACCTGCGGCTACAACAGCGCAACGTGCGTACAGGAACGCATCGGACGACTGCGGGAACGGACTGCCGTCCCGGGCCGTCAGATCGGCCACCGGAAGTGTGCCGAGCTTCTCCTGGTCCAAGCGGTAGAGGGCCTCGGCGTGACGCTCCGCGAAGCCGATGATGTCGGGGAGGGAACGGCAGCTCAGCGTCTCGGCGAGGCGCTGGCAGCTCTCTTGGGTTGCTTCGCCGTCCAGGGTGGCTATCAGTGCCCAGAAATCGGCCCATGGCATTCTCACAGGCGCACGATGCCAGGGTGGTCTGACAACAACGAGCGCACCCAAGCGCATTGGGTTGTCAGCGCTCCGGCGTACGTTCTCGCCACGGCGAACAGACCCCCGGAGAACTGGCGTGCCTGGATGGCGGAGGTCGCCCGCGATGTCGAGGCCGGGATCATGGGGCCCGAGTGTGCCGGCGCGGCAGAGATGTACCCCGAGTCCTTGCTGGGGGCCACGGACTCAGCGCTGGAGGCGTTCGAGGCGGAGGTGCGGGTGCTCGTGGAGCCCTCGGACGAAGAGCTCTTCGGGACGGTCGAGAGGGCTGTTCTCGCCCTCAACGCTGTGCACAGCGACGCCGGCTTCGGCACCGTAGAGCGGGAGCAACTGCGCGAGTACATCGATCTCACCCTGGTCGAGCATGGAGTGGACGTGACTGCGCTGGCAGCGAGGAGAGGCATCGATCGTGCCGCGATCACGGACGCGCGGCGTGACGGGTGACCTTGACGTACCGAGCTTCCGCCGGTCTGCTGCGTGCGAGGGGCGAACCGGCCCAGCGCCGATCGAGACCACGCACGTCACGGCCGCGGTTGAGGGTACGGGGCTCCGCTTCTCCTGGGATGCCGATGCCCGGATCGAGGTACGGAACCTCGGGAGCGAGGTCGTCATCGAAGCGGATGCCGCGGGTCTCAGGACGCTTGCCGGGCATCTGCTGGTGTTGGCCGGGGAAGGAGTTCCGGATGGGGCCCATCTGCACCTCGAGGACGGCAACGGGCTGGACGTCGGGTCCGTGGGCCTGGTCCTGGAGCGCAACGACAGCGAATGACCCTTGTTGTGCGCGGTTGGGGACGCAGGGGTGACCGGCGATGCGCCCGCGGTGGCACAGTGGGCGGGCTTGCGGAGCAGATGCGGGCGGTGCGAAAAGCCGTCCGCGCCCACCAGCCACGAGGCCTCGCCGCTCACGGCTGGGGCCTTCGACGGTTCCGGATGACAGCCGCCCCCGGGCGGTGAGGTGCGCACATGGCATGCGAAGACCCCCGGCCCGGTGGGTCGAGGGTCTTGGGGTCGGCTCAGGCGTTGGGACGCTTGCCGTGGTTCGCCTTCTTCTTCTTGCGGGCCCGCTTCTTGTTGCCTCGCTTGGCCATGGTGACTGTCTCCCTACTCTCGGTGACCTTCACGACGCCGCCAGTCTAGGCGCC
This window encodes:
- a CDS encoding AlpA family transcriptional regulator; its protein translation is MATLAERTEVLRDVGVAPLLTTAQLMARYGVSNWTVNEWVKDGCPVEPTAFRGRRFDLDAVRAWMAERQPAALTA
- a CDS encoding site-specific integrase, producing the protein MARRATNNPRQLREQGCGCKLCQEKYPPAKYGERRARRDCIGSWQARYRDPDGKQCGPVFPTQREASAHLDKVRTQIREGTYQDPKRGAITVDEWYEIWWPTVKVKSVTTGNRKLSAWTVHVQPKWGARKLNSITWIQVQDWITNEVKGHATQKKVLELLRHMMVAALRDRRISLNPCLDIEVSPAPAKHPDDLIPPTAAQAALIREHLTAYYHPLVVFAEETGMRWGEYTGLRACNVDLERCTVKVKEVLVDDKGKIRRKMAPKSRAGFRTVPLTPAAVEAVRVMMDRHRPAMTESSIEDGMHAEELIFRGPLAGQARKGKDGVAVDLDGVLTRPNFRRHWIPAIKAAGLARIVKNPETGRHEFWPRVHDLRHTFATRLKDAGVPEKDVQVIMGHERGGRVTWLYQHAGPQLVEEVRSALVTGRHLRAVG
- a CDS encoding 50S ribosomal protein bL37 encodes the protein MAKRGNKKRARKKKKANHGKRPNA
- a CDS encoding DUF4240 domain-containing protein, which codes for MPWADFWALIATLDGEATQESCQRLAETLSCRSLPDIIGFAERHAEALYRLDQEKLGTLPVADLTARDGSPFPQSSDAFLYARCAVVAAGQTVWERALYDVDGFAPYTSTEYDGEWLLYVPDKAYKLATGDEWNRSTRCCFESYSNRDGWPHLQG